From the genome of Streptomyces sp. NBC_01116, one region includes:
- a CDS encoding NADH-quinone oxidoreductase subunit J has product MNALAAATTTSTGEAVQFWILGTVAVIGALSTVLLKRAVHSALSLAGTMIVLAVFYLANGAYFLGIVQIVVYTGAIMMLFLFVVMLVGVTAADSLKETLKGQRWLALGCSLGFGILLIAGIGNASLSTFNGLGAANAAHGGNVEGLANLIFTKYVFAFEITGALLITATVGAMVLTHRERTERAKTQREMSEERVRGKHLPPLPAPGVYARHNAVDIPGLLPDGTPSELTVMQTLRQRGQIRDVSQQSLADLKALEQRSGERLGREDADAAAREARPSSAAENSEAAK; this is encoded by the coding sequence GTGAACGCGCTGGCCGCAGCCACCACCACCTCGACCGGCGAGGCCGTCCAGTTCTGGATCCTGGGCACCGTCGCCGTGATCGGCGCGCTCTCCACGGTCCTGCTGAAGAGGGCCGTGCACAGCGCGCTCTCGCTCGCCGGCACCATGATCGTCCTGGCGGTCTTCTACCTCGCCAACGGGGCGTATTTCCTCGGCATCGTCCAGATCGTCGTCTACACCGGCGCGATCATGATGCTGTTCCTCTTCGTCGTCATGCTCGTCGGCGTCACCGCCGCCGACTCCCTCAAGGAGACCCTCAAGGGCCAGCGCTGGCTGGCCCTCGGGTGCTCCCTCGGGTTCGGCATCCTGCTGATCGCGGGCATCGGCAACGCCTCGCTGTCCACGTTCAACGGACTCGGCGCCGCCAACGCCGCGCACGGCGGCAACGTCGAGGGGCTCGCCAACCTCATCTTCACCAAGTACGTCTTCGCCTTCGAGATCACCGGCGCCCTGCTGATCACCGCGACGGTCGGCGCGATGGTGCTCACGCACCGCGAGCGCACCGAACGGGCCAAGACCCAGCGGGAGATGTCCGAGGAGCGCGTGCGCGGCAAGCACCTCCCGCCGCTCCCCGCACCCGGCGTCTACGCCCGGCACAACGCGGTGGACATCCCGGGCCTGCTCCCCGACGGCACGCCGTCCGAGCTGACCGTCATGCAGACGCTGCGGCAGCGCGGCCAGATCCGTGACGTCTCGCAGCAGTCCCTCGCCGATCTCAAGGCCCTGGAGCAGCGCTCCGGGGAGCGGCTCGGCCGCGAGGACGCGGACGCCGCGGCGCGCGAAGCCCGTCCCTCGTCCGCGGCGGAGAATTCGGAGGCCGCCAAGTGA
- the nuoI gene encoding NADH-quinone oxidoreductase subunit NuoI codes for MSEKPELTGSSGSAGSSGRAGEPGKPGEKFQNPVAGFGVTFKAMFKKRLTEQYPETPKVTAPRFHGRHQLNRHPDGLEKCVGCELCAWACPADAIYVEGADNTEEERYSPGERYGRVYQINYARCILCGLCIEACPTRALTMTNEFELANTTRESLIYTKDELLAGLEEGMVDSPHAIFPGMDEQDYYRGVVTEAAPGTVRQTAVSKGEGDKPDEDPIESTRAADARQDKGVGA; via the coding sequence GTGTCTGAGAAACCAGAGCTCACGGGCTCATCGGGATCCGCTGGGTCCTCGGGCCGGGCAGGGGAGCCGGGGAAGCCGGGGGAGAAGTTCCAGAACCCGGTGGCCGGCTTCGGCGTGACCTTCAAGGCCATGTTCAAGAAGCGGCTCACCGAGCAGTACCCCGAGACGCCGAAGGTGACGGCGCCCCGCTTCCACGGCCGCCACCAGCTCAACCGCCACCCGGACGGCCTGGAGAAGTGCGTCGGCTGCGAGCTGTGCGCCTGGGCCTGTCCGGCCGACGCGATCTACGTGGAGGGCGCGGACAACACCGAGGAGGAGCGCTACTCCCCGGGAGAGCGCTACGGCCGCGTCTACCAGATCAACTACGCGCGCTGCATCCTGTGCGGACTCTGCATCGAGGCCTGCCCCACCCGGGCGCTGACGATGACGAACGAGTTCGAGTTGGCCAACACCACCCGCGAGAGCCTCATCTACACCAAGGACGAGCTGCTCGCGGGCCTGGAGGAAGGCATGGTCGACAGCCCGCACGCGATCTTCCCCGGCATGGACGAGCAGGACTACTACCGGGGAGTGGTCACCGAGGCCGCCCCCGGCACGGTCCGTCAGACGGCCGTGTCCAAGGGCGAGGGCGACAAGCCCGACGAGGACCCCATCGAGTCCACGCGTGCCGCCGACGCCCGGCAGGACAAGGGGGTGGGGGCGTGA
- the nuoN gene encoding NADH-quinone oxidoreductase subunit NuoN, whose translation MSATAVHSLWTTASGVTSAAPGNSFTAPKIEYTQLLPVLIIVVAAVLGILVEAFVPRRARYHAQLLLTVVAVAGSFAAIVGLAAGGYGTTDAGIVAMGAIAIDGPTLFLQGTILLVAMVAVFTFAERRLDPSSNGNRVDSFAAQAGSVPGGEGEKAAVRAGFTTTEVFPLLLFSVAGLLVFPAANDLLTLFIALEVFSLPLYLLCAVARRKRLMSQEAAVKYFLLGAFSSAFLLFGIALLYGYAGSLGYAEIANVVDGSVLEIDPALADTMGNDALLLIGGAMILTGLLFKVGAVPFHMWTPDVYQGAPTPVTGFMAAATKVAAFGALLRLLYVALPGLAWDLRPVMWAVAIVTMLGGAIVAITQTDIKRLLAYSSIAHAGFILAGVIAASPEGISSVLFYLLAYSFVTVGAFAVVTLVRDAGGEATHLSKWAGLGRRSPLVAAVFAVFLLAFAGIPLTSGFSGKFAVFKAAAEGGAGALVVVGVLSSAVAAFFYIRVIVLMFFSEPKADGPTVAVPSPLTMTTIAVGVAVTLVLGLAPQYFLDLASQAGVFVR comes from the coding sequence GTGAGCGCAACAGCTGTCCACAGTCTGTGGACGACGGCGAGCGGGGTGACATCGGCGGCACCGGGCAACTCGTTCACGGCGCCGAAGATCGAGTACACCCAGCTGCTGCCGGTCCTGATCATCGTGGTCGCCGCCGTCCTGGGCATCCTGGTGGAGGCCTTCGTGCCGCGCCGGGCCCGCTACCACGCCCAGCTCCTCCTGACCGTGGTGGCGGTCGCCGGCTCGTTCGCCGCGATCGTCGGCCTCGCGGCCGGCGGATACGGCACCACGGACGCCGGGATCGTGGCCATGGGCGCCATCGCGATCGACGGCCCCACCCTGTTCCTCCAGGGCACCATTCTCCTGGTCGCCATGGTGGCGGTGTTCACCTTCGCCGAGCGCCGGCTCGACCCGAGCAGCAACGGCAACCGGGTCGACTCGTTCGCCGCGCAGGCCGGTTCCGTGCCGGGCGGCGAGGGCGAGAAGGCCGCGGTGCGGGCCGGGTTCACCACCACCGAGGTCTTCCCGCTCCTGCTCTTCTCGGTGGCGGGGCTGCTGGTCTTCCCGGCCGCCAACGACCTGCTGACCCTCTTCATCGCGCTGGAAGTCTTCTCGCTCCCGCTCTACCTCCTGTGCGCCGTCGCCCGCCGCAAGCGGCTGATGTCGCAGGAGGCGGCCGTGAAGTACTTCCTGCTCGGAGCGTTCTCCTCGGCGTTCCTGCTCTTCGGGATCGCCCTCCTCTACGGCTACGCGGGCTCCCTCGGGTACGCGGAGATCGCCAACGTCGTCGACGGCTCGGTCCTGGAGATCGACCCGGCCCTCGCCGACACCATGGGCAACGACGCACTGCTGCTCATCGGCGGCGCGATGATCCTGACCGGCCTGCTCTTCAAGGTCGGCGCGGTCCCGTTCCACATGTGGACCCCGGACGTCTACCAGGGCGCCCCGACCCCGGTGACCGGCTTCATGGCCGCCGCGACGAAGGTCGCCGCGTTCGGCGCGCTGCTGCGCCTGCTGTACGTGGCGCTCCCGGGCCTCGCCTGGGACCTGCGGCCGGTCATGTGGGCGGTGGCCATCGTCACGATGCTGGGCGGCGCGATCGTCGCGATCACCCAGACCGACATCAAGCGACTGCTGGCCTACTCCTCGATCGCACACGCGGGCTTCATCCTCGCGGGTGTCATCGCGGCCAGCCCGGAGGGCATCTCCTCGGTCCTCTTCTACCTGCTGGCCTACTCCTTCGTGACGGTCGGCGCGTTCGCCGTCGTCACCCTGGTGCGGGACGCGGGCGGCGAGGCCACCCACCTGTCGAAGTGGGCCGGGCTCGGCCGCCGCTCGCCGCTGGTCGCCGCGGTCTTCGCGGTGTTCCTGCTGGCCTTCGCGGGCATCCCGCTGACCTCAGGGTTCTCCGGGAAGTTCGCGGTGTTCAAGGCGGCCGCCGAGGGCGGGGCCGGCGCGCTGGTCGTCGTCGGTGTGCTCTCCTCGGCCGTCGCGGCGTTCTTCTACATCCGCGTGATCGTCCTGATGTTCTTCAGCGAGCCGAAGGCGGACGGCCCCACGGTCGCCGTCCCGTCCCCGCTGACCATGACGACGATCGCGGTCGGCGTCGCCGTCACCCTGGTGCTGGGCCTGGCCCCGCAGTACTTCCTGGACCTGGCGAGCCAGGCGGGAGTGTTCGTGCGGTAG
- the nuoL gene encoding NADH-quinone oxidoreductase subunit L produces the protein MENLIALLVAAPLLGAAVLLCGGRRLDKTGHWLGTLLAGASFVVGLILFTDMLGKDAEDRALHQHLFSWIPVEGFQADIAFQLDQLSMTFVLLITGVGTLIHIYSIGYMEHDERRRRFFGYLNLFLAAMLILVIADNYLLLYVGWEGVGLASFLLIGFWQHKPTAATAAKKAFLVNRVGDMGLSIAIMLMFTTFGTFAFGPVLDSADETSQGKLTAIGLMLLLAACGKSAQVPLQSWLGDAMEGPTPVSALIHAATMVTAGVYLIVRSGAIFNAAPDAQLVVVIVGAVTLIFGAIVGCAKDDIKKALAGSTMSQIGYMILAAGLGPIGYIFAIMHLVTHGFFKAGLFLGAGSVMHGMNDEVDMRKYGGLRKYMPVTFVTFGLGYLAIIGFPGLSGFFSKDKIIEAAFAKGGTEGWILGSVALLGAAITAFYMTRVMLMTFFGEKRWQPDEEGHEPHPHESPKSMTIPMIVLAFGSVFAGGFFAVGDRFVNWLEPVTGYDHGHSPLSAATVTGATVVALVVGVGIAWAMYGRKPVPLVAPRGSVLTRAARRDLLQDDFNHVVLVRGGEHLTRSLVYVDHSLVDGVVNGTAASVGGLSGRLRKLQNGYARTYAVSMFGGTAVVIAATLLMRAV, from the coding sequence GTGGAGAACCTGATTGCGCTGCTCGTCGCGGCGCCCCTGCTCGGAGCGGCGGTCCTGCTCTGCGGCGGACGCCGGCTGGACAAGACCGGCCACTGGCTCGGCACCCTGCTCGCCGGCGCCTCGTTCGTCGTCGGCCTGATCCTGTTCACCGACATGCTGGGGAAGGACGCCGAGGACCGGGCCCTGCACCAGCACCTGTTCAGCTGGATTCCGGTGGAGGGCTTCCAGGCCGACATCGCCTTCCAGCTCGACCAGTTGTCGATGACGTTCGTCCTGCTCATCACCGGTGTGGGCACCCTGATCCACATCTACTCCATCGGCTACATGGAGCACGACGAGCGCAGGCGCCGCTTCTTCGGCTATCTCAACCTGTTCCTCGCGGCGATGCTCATCCTGGTCATCGCCGACAACTACCTCCTGCTGTACGTCGGGTGGGAGGGCGTCGGTCTGGCGTCGTTCCTGCTCATCGGCTTCTGGCAGCACAAGCCCACCGCGGCCACCGCCGCGAAGAAGGCCTTCCTGGTCAACCGGGTCGGCGACATGGGCCTGTCGATCGCCATCATGCTGATGTTCACCACCTTCGGCACCTTCGCCTTCGGGCCGGTGCTGGACTCGGCGGACGAGACGAGCCAGGGCAAGCTGACCGCCATCGGGCTGATGCTGCTGCTGGCCGCCTGCGGCAAGTCGGCCCAGGTGCCGCTGCAGTCCTGGCTCGGCGACGCGATGGAGGGCCCGACCCCGGTCTCCGCCCTCATCCACGCCGCGACCATGGTCACCGCCGGCGTCTATCTGATCGTCCGCTCCGGCGCGATCTTCAACGCCGCCCCGGACGCGCAGCTGGTCGTCGTCATCGTCGGCGCGGTCACGCTGATCTTCGGTGCGATCGTCGGTTGCGCGAAGGACGACATCAAGAAGGCGCTCGCCGGCTCCACGATGTCGCAGATCGGCTACATGATCCTGGCCGCGGGCCTCGGCCCCATCGGCTACATCTTCGCGATCATGCACCTGGTGACGCACGGCTTCTTCAAGGCCGGTCTCTTCCTCGGCGCGGGCTCCGTCATGCACGGCATGAACGACGAGGTCGACATGCGCAAGTACGGCGGCCTGCGGAAGTACATGCCGGTCACCTTCGTCACCTTCGGCCTCGGCTATCTGGCCATCATCGGCTTCCCCGGCCTGTCCGGCTTCTTCTCCAAGGACAAGATCATCGAGGCGGCCTTCGCCAAGGGCGGCACCGAGGGCTGGATCCTCGGCTCCGTGGCCCTGCTGGGCGCCGCGATCACCGCGTTCTACATGACGCGCGTGATGCTGATGACCTTCTTCGGCGAGAAGCGCTGGCAGCCGGACGAGGAAGGCCACGAGCCGCACCCGCACGAGTCCCCGAAGTCGATGACGATCCCGATGATCGTGCTGGCCTTCGGCTCGGTCTTCGCCGGCGGGTTCTTCGCGGTCGGCGACCGGTTCGTCAACTGGCTGGAGCCCGTCACCGGTTACGACCACGGGCACTCCCCGCTGAGCGCGGCCACGGTCACCGGAGCCACCGTGGTGGCCCTGGTCGTCGGCGTCGGCATCGCCTGGGCGATGTACGGCCGCAAGCCGGTTCCGCTGGTCGCCCCGCGCGGCTCGGTCCTCACCCGGGCCGCCCGCCGCGATCTCCTCCAGGACGACTTCAACCACGTGGTCCTGGTCCGCGGCGGCGAGCACCTCACCCGCTCGCTGGTCTACGTGGACCACTCCCTGGTCGACGGCGTCGTCAACGGCACGGCCGCCTCGGTCGGCGGGCTCTCCGGCCGGCTGCGCAAGCTGCAGAACGGCTACGCCCGCACCTACGCGGTCTCGATGTTCGGCGGTACGGCGGTCGTCATCGCCGCGACCCTGCTGATGAGGGCGGTCTGA
- the nuoK gene encoding NADH-quinone oxidoreductase subunit NuoK produces MNPVNYLYLAALLFAIGATGVLVRRNAIVVFMCVELMLNACNLALVTFSRMHGNLDGQIVAFFTMVVAAAEVVVGLAIIVSLFRSRHSASVDDASLMKL; encoded by the coding sequence GTGAACCCGGTCAACTACCTCTATCTCGCGGCCCTGCTGTTCGCGATCGGCGCCACCGGGGTGCTGGTCCGGCGGAACGCGATCGTGGTGTTCATGTGCGTCGAGCTGATGCTCAACGCCTGCAACCTGGCGCTCGTCACCTTCTCCCGGATGCACGGCAACCTCGACGGGCAGATCGTCGCGTTCTTCACGATGGTCGTCGCCGCCGCGGAAGTCGTCGTCGGGCTCGCGATCATCGTGTCGTTGTTCCGCTCCCGCCACTCGGCCTCGGTCGACGACGCCAGCCTGATGAAGCTGTAA
- a CDS encoding NADH-quinone oxidoreductase subunit M, translating into MSFPLLTATAALPAIGAIATAAVPAARRTAAKWLALLFSLGTLVLAAVVFLRFEPGGDRYQLTESRAWIADFGVRYELGVDGIGVALLGLTALLIPFVIVAGWNDADPLETKSSRWRPTQGFFALILMVEAMVILSFTATDVFLFYILFEAMLIPMYFLIGGFGDRAHAGTDENAATQRSYAAVKFLLYNLAGGLIMLAAVIGLYVVAGSFSLSEIAEARANGSLEMATSTERWLFLGFFFAFAVKAPLWPLHTWLPNAMGEATAPVAVLITAIVDKVGTFAMLRFCLGLFPEASKWATPVVITLALVSIVYGALLAVGQRDIKRLIAYASISHFGFIVLGIFAMTSQGQSGATLYMVNHGISTAALLLVAGFLITRRGSRLIADYGGVQKVAPVLAGTFLIGGLATLSLPGLAPFVSEFLVLVGTFSAYPVAGIIATSGIVLAALYVLVLYQRTMTGPVRESVRSMPDLRARELAVALPLIAVLIFLGVFPKPLTEVVNPAVEHTMSDVQKKDPQPEVEAAK; encoded by the coding sequence ATGTCCTTTCCCCTCCTGACCGCGACGGCGGCGCTCCCGGCGATCGGCGCCATCGCCACCGCCGCCGTCCCCGCCGCGCGGCGCACCGCGGCCAAATGGCTCGCGCTGCTCTTCTCGCTCGGCACGCTCGTCCTGGCGGCGGTCGTCTTCCTCCGCTTCGAGCCGGGCGGCGACCGCTACCAGCTCACCGAGTCCCGGGCCTGGATCGCCGACTTCGGCGTCCGCTACGAACTGGGCGTGGACGGCATCGGGGTGGCGCTCCTCGGCCTCACCGCGCTGCTGATCCCGTTCGTCATCGTGGCCGGCTGGAACGACGCCGACCCCCTGGAGACGAAGTCCTCGCGCTGGCGTCCGACACAGGGCTTCTTCGCCCTGATCCTCATGGTCGAGGCCATGGTGATCCTGTCGTTCACCGCGACCGACGTCTTCCTCTTCTACATCCTGTTCGAAGCCATGCTCATCCCGATGTACTTTCTCATCGGCGGCTTCGGCGACCGCGCCCACGCGGGCACCGACGAGAACGCCGCGACCCAGCGGTCGTACGCGGCGGTCAAGTTCCTCCTCTACAACCTGGCCGGCGGCCTGATCATGCTGGCCGCCGTCATCGGGCTGTACGTGGTCGCGGGCAGCTTCTCGCTCTCCGAGATCGCCGAGGCCCGCGCCAACGGCTCCCTGGAGATGGCGACCAGCACCGAGCGGTGGCTGTTCCTCGGGTTCTTCTTCGCCTTCGCGGTGAAGGCCCCGCTGTGGCCGCTGCACACCTGGCTGCCCAACGCGATGGGCGAGGCCACCGCCCCGGTCGCCGTGCTGATCACCGCGATCGTCGACAAGGTCGGCACCTTCGCGATGCTCCGCTTCTGCCTCGGGCTCTTCCCGGAGGCCAGCAAGTGGGCGACGCCGGTGGTCATCACGCTGGCGCTCGTCTCCATCGTCTACGGGGCGCTGCTCGCGGTCGGCCAGCGCGACATCAAGAGGCTCATCGCCTACGCCTCGATCTCGCACTTCGGCTTCATCGTCCTGGGCATCTTCGCGATGACCAGCCAGGGCCAGTCGGGCGCCACGCTCTACATGGTCAACCACGGGATCTCGACGGCCGCGCTGCTGCTGGTCGCCGGATTCCTCATCACCCGGCGCGGATCACGGCTCATCGCGGACTACGGCGGGGTGCAGAAGGTCGCCCCCGTGCTGGCCGGGACGTTCCTCATCGGCGGGCTCGCCACCCTGTCGCTGCCCGGACTCGCCCCGTTCGTCAGTGAGTTCCTGGTCCTCGTCGGCACGTTCAGCGCGTATCCGGTGGCCGGCATCATCGCCACCTCCGGCATCGTGCTCGCCGCGCTCTACGTCCTGGTCCTCTACCAGCGCACGATGACCGGCCCGGTGCGGGAATCGGTCCGGTCCATGCCGGACCTCCGGGCCCGGGAGCTGGCGGTCGCGCTTCCGCTGATCGCCGTGCTGATCTTCCTGGGCGTCTTCCCGAAGCCGCTCACCGAGGTCGTCAACCCGGCGGTGGAGCACACCATGTCCGACGTACAGAAGAAGGACCCCCAGCCCGAGGTGGAGGCCGCCAAGTGA